A window of Candidatus Omnitrophota bacterium contains these coding sequences:
- the ilvD gene encoding dihydroxy-acid dehydratase: MRSDAIKKGIERVPHRALLYATGLSKRSMSRPFIGVATSFTDLIPGHIGMRDLERFIERGICYGGGVPFFFGVPGICDGLAMGHLGMCYPLALRELVADTIETVCNAHQLDGIVCLTNCDKITPGMLMGVARLNIPAIILTAGPMLGGRIGRRRLAFVHDTFEGVARAKKGSISMDELSCLEMEACPGAGSCQGLYTANTMACLTEAMGMSLPGAACALAASAKKRRLAEASGERIVELVRENITPLKIITEKSMENAIIADMALGGSSNTVLHLMAIANEAKIELDLRIFDKIGKITPHITSLEPAGEHFMEDLEYAGGIPAVLKRLKEKLNNAATVSGQSIFEIADAARIYDEEVIRPFGRAYHKQGGIAVLRGNIAPDGAVVKQSGVSAKMMKFTGKAKVFDREEEAMRAILGGKIRPGDCLVIRYEGPAGGPGMREMLAPTAAIVGLGLEDSVALITDGRFSGGTKGPCIGHVSPEAANGGAIAVLKDGDTIIIDIPGRKLEAKLTASEIKQRFKGWKAVAPKIKTGYLARYSRLVSSADKGAILG, from the coding sequence ATGAGAAGCGACGCGATCAAGAAAGGCATAGAGCGCGTTCCGCACCGAGCCCTGTTATACGCGACAGGGTTGAGCAAAAGGTCCATGTCGCGCCCGTTCATCGGCGTGGCGACATCGTTCACCGATCTGATACCCGGCCACATAGGCATGAGGGATCTGGAGCGTTTTATTGAGCGCGGCATATGTTACGGCGGCGGCGTGCCGTTTTTCTTCGGCGTGCCGGGGATCTGCGACGGGCTGGCAATGGGGCATTTAGGCATGTGCTATCCATTGGCCTTAAGAGAGCTGGTTGCCGATACCATTGAGACGGTCTGTAACGCCCATCAATTAGACGGGATCGTCTGCCTTACTAATTGCGACAAGATCACCCCGGGTATGCTTATGGGCGTGGCGCGCCTGAACATTCCGGCGATAATCTTGACCGCCGGCCCGATGCTCGGCGGGCGTATCGGCAGGAGGCGGCTTGCCTTTGTGCACGATACCTTTGAAGGGGTGGCGCGGGCTAAAAAGGGCTCAATTTCAATGGACGAGCTTTCCTGTCTGGAAATGGAGGCCTGTCCGGGCGCCGGCTCCTGCCAGGGCTTATATACGGCGAATACCATGGCCTGCCTTACTGAGGCAATGGGGATGTCTTTGCCAGGCGCGGCTTGCGCTTTGGCCGCCTCTGCTAAGAAACGCCGCCTTGCTGAAGCAAGCGGAGAGCGCATAGTGGAATTGGTGAGGGAAAATATTACTCCTCTTAAGATCATCACAGAGAAGTCCATGGAAAATGCCATTATCGCGGATATGGCCCTGGGGGGTTCAAGCAATACCGTCCTGCATTTAATGGCTATCGCCAATGAAGCCAAAATAGAGTTGGACTTAAGGATTTTTGATAAAATCGGCAAAATTACGCCTCATATCACGAGTCTTGAACCGGCAGGCGAACACTTCATGGAGGACTTAGAGTATGCCGGAGGCATACCAGCGGTGCTTAAGCGCCTGAAGGAAAAACTGAATAATGCCGCTACCGTAAGCGGACAGAGCATATTTGAGATCGCGGACGCGGCGCGGATTTACGATGAAGAGGTGATCAGGCCTTTTGGCCGCGCCTATCATAAACAGGGAGGTATCGCGGTCCTGCGCGGCAATATCGCTCCCGACGGCGCGGTAGTAAAACAGAGCGGCGTTTCCGCGAAGATGATGAAATTCACGGGCAAGGCAAAGGTGTTTGACCGCGAGGAGGAGGCGATGCGGGCGATCCTCGGCGGGAAGATAAGGCCGGGGGACTGCCTGGTCATCCGTTATGAGGGGCCCGCCGGCGGGCCGGGCATGCGTGAGATGCTCGCGCCGACGGCAGCCATTGTGGGGCTGGGGCTTGAGGATTCAGTGGCATTGATCACCGACGGAAGATTCTCCGGCGGCACAAAGGGGCCTTGCATCGGCCATGTGTCTCCCGAGGCGGCCAATGGCGGCGCCATCGCGGTCTTGAAGGACGGAGATACGATAATTATAGATATACCTGGCAGGAAATTAGAGGCGAAGCTCACCGCCTCTGAAATAAAACAGAGGTTTAAGGGCTGGAAAGCTGTCGCGCCTAAAATTAAGACCGGTTACCTTGCCAGGTATTCCAGGCTGGTGAGTTCCGCGGACAAAGGCGCGATATTGGGGTAA